Proteins encoded within one genomic window of Spiribacter curvatus:
- a CDS encoding high-potential iron-sulfur protein, with product MTDNSFRNDRRRLLRGALMGAAAAPIGYMGVRGSNALAQDMPKLAEDDPQAIALNYVHDATEKDDMRESDAVCANCRLYLGSRDDEWGGCTAFPGKAVNTNGWCSAWVRASS from the coding sequence ATGACCGACAATAGTTTCCGTAACGACCGGCGCCGTCTCCTGCGGGGTGCGCTCATGGGCGCTGCCGCTGCACCGATTGGCTACATGGGCGTTCGCGGCTCCAACGCACTCGCCCAGGATATGCCCAAACTCGCCGAGGACGATCCGCAGGCGATCGCCCTGAACTACGTCCATGATGCGACCGAGAAGGACGACATGCGCGAATCCGACGCGGTCTGCGCCAATTGCCGGCTCTACCTCGGTAGCCGTGATGATGAGTGGGGCGGTTGCACTGCATTCCCGGGTAAGGCCGTTAATACCAACGGCTGGTGCAGCGCCTGGGTGCGGGCGAGCAGCTAA
- a CDS encoding FAD/NAD(P)-binding oxidoreductase, translating into MLIEDALQDSGMRDRAEMHYLPPGEGLFSQPDIHEFLTSYFPDKRNVAIDWNHPLAGIDPANRRATFATPQGSRTVDYDFIHVVPPMSAPDMIRNGDLGWQTGDFQGWLEVDQYSMQHRRYPNVFGAGDVVGTPVGKTAASVKAQAPVVADNLVAAIDDREFPMEWTGYTSCPLITEKGQAMLVEFDFSLEMTPSFDFLNPFEPQWAPWFLKERMLHAAYNAMLRGRV; encoded by the coding sequence ATGCTCATCGAGGATGCGCTGCAGGACAGCGGCATGCGTGATCGTGCCGAGATGCACTATCTGCCGCCGGGTGAGGGGCTTTTCTCCCAGCCGGACATTCACGAGTTCCTCACATCGTATTTCCCGGACAAGCGGAATGTGGCGATTGACTGGAACCACCCGCTCGCCGGCATCGATCCGGCCAATCGGCGGGCCACCTTCGCGACACCACAGGGATCACGGACGGTCGATTACGATTTCATCCATGTGGTCCCACCGATGTCGGCACCGGACATGATCCGCAACGGTGATCTCGGCTGGCAGACGGGCGACTTCCAGGGCTGGCTCGAAGTGGATCAGTACAGCATGCAGCATCGCCGCTACCCGAACGTGTTCGGCGCCGGTGACGTTGTCGGAACGCCAGTGGGCAAGACGGCCGCCAGCGTCAAGGCACAGGCCCCGGTGGTGGCGGATAATCTGGTCGCCGCCATCGACGATCGGGAATTCCCGATGGAGTGGACGGGTTATACGTCCTGCCCACTGATCACCGAGAAGGGTCAGGCGATGCTGGTCGAATTCGACTTCAGCCTCGAGATGACGCCCTCATTCGATTTCCTCAATCCGTTCGAGCCGCAGTGGGCCCCATGGTTTCTCAAGGAGCGGATGCTCCATGCGGCCTACAACGCGATGCTCCGCGGTCGGGTCTAA
- the dsbG gene encoding thiol:disulfide interchange protein DsbG, translated as MIRSLLSALALLMPVLVLAQADDTALPAPIMALEDRGATIGEAFEAPGGLTGYTVSFQGQTLAAYVTSDQQHVLVGTLLDGDGTNLSEPVLSAAANAARPESEWDAVADAGWIADGSPDAERVIYSFTDPNCPYCSRFYKQSRDWVEAGDVQIRHVMVGVLREDSLGKAATLLADDDPAAALAAHEAAFDEGGVTPADPIPESASSTVQSNNELMSRLGIRGTPSVYYRDENGDIRLARGLPRDERLTAVMGGPRPE; from the coding sequence ATGATCCGATCCCTGCTTTCCGCACTGGCTCTGCTGATGCCCGTCCTGGTCCTCGCCCAGGCAGACGACACCGCGCTTCCGGCACCGATCATGGCGCTGGAGGATCGGGGCGCCACCATTGGTGAGGCCTTCGAGGCGCCCGGCGGGCTGACCGGCTACACCGTCAGCTTCCAGGGTCAGACACTCGCCGCTTACGTGACCTCTGACCAGCAGCATGTACTCGTCGGGACACTGCTGGATGGTGATGGCACCAACCTGTCCGAACCCGTCCTCTCCGCCGCCGCCAACGCCGCAAGGCCGGAAAGCGAGTGGGACGCGGTCGCGGATGCAGGCTGGATCGCCGATGGCAGTCCCGATGCGGAACGCGTGATCTACTCGTTCACCGATCCCAACTGTCCCTATTGCAGTCGTTTCTACAAACAGAGCCGGGACTGGGTCGAGGCGGGCGACGTGCAGATCCGCCATGTGATGGTGGGGGTCCTCCGAGAGGACAGCCTGGGCAAGGCCGCGACGCTGCTGGCCGATGACGACCCGGCCGCCGCGCTGGCCGCACACGAAGCGGCGTTCGATGAAGGTGGCGTCACACCGGCTGATCCCATTCCTGAATCCGCGTCATCGACGGTGCAGTCGAATAACGAGCTCATGAGCCGTCTCGGCATCCGCGGCACCCCGTCGGTCTACTACCGTGATGAAAACGGTGACATCCGACTGGCCCGCGGACTGCCCAGGGACGAACGCCTCACCGCCGTTATGGGTGGCCCGCGCCCCGAATGA
- a CDS encoding SLAC1 anion channel family protein → MTESTRLQHLPIALFAMVMGISGLTLLWQKGAMVFGLPTAIGQGLLVLAGGMFALLLMAYILKLARYPAAVQAELNHPVKLSFFATISISLILLGTATRHILPDFSLSLWAIGVGLHLALTLFIVDRWMHHEHFQIVHINPAWFIPAVGNILVPIAGMTHGYVAVSWFFFSVGLIFWMILLTIIFYRIIFHDPLPGRLLPTLFILIAPPAVGFIAYASMVGGMDPFARILFNTGLFMTLLLATQIRRFAALGFFLSFWAYSFPLAAMTIAAMVYHQHTGADWAQWLSAVLIAVTSAVILWLCLLTVRAAGRGQICVPE, encoded by the coding sequence ATGACAGAGTCGACCCGATTGCAGCACCTGCCCATCGCCCTTTTCGCCATGGTCATGGGCATTTCAGGGCTGACATTGCTGTGGCAGAAAGGGGCGATGGTGTTCGGCCTTCCAACGGCGATCGGCCAGGGTTTACTGGTCCTCGCCGGCGGGATGTTCGCCCTGCTGCTGATGGCCTACATCCTCAAGCTCGCGCGCTATCCCGCCGCCGTTCAGGCTGAGCTGAACCACCCCGTCAAGCTCAGCTTTTTCGCGACCATCAGTATCAGCCTGATCCTGCTGGGAACGGCAACACGCCACATACTGCCCGATTTCTCGCTGAGTCTGTGGGCCATTGGCGTCGGCCTGCACCTGGCTCTAACACTGTTCATCGTCGATCGCTGGATGCATCACGAGCACTTTCAGATCGTCCATATCAATCCGGCCTGGTTCATCCCGGCGGTCGGCAACATCCTGGTCCCGATCGCCGGGATGACGCATGGCTATGTCGCGGTGTCATGGTTTTTCTTCAGCGTCGGCCTGATCTTCTGGATGATCCTTCTGACGATCATCTTCTACCGGATCATCTTTCATGATCCGCTGCCGGGCCGACTGCTGCCGACGCTGTTCATCCTCATCGCCCCGCCGGCAGTCGGATTCATCGCCTATGCCAGCATGGTGGGTGGTATGGATCCCTTCGCCCGGATCCTGTTCAACACTGGGCTGTTCATGACGCTGCTTCTGGCTACCCAGATCCGCCGATTCGCCGCGCTCGGTTTTTTCCTGTCCTTCTGGGCCTACTCCTTTCCGCTCGCGGCAATGACGATCGCGGCGATGGTCTATCACCAGCACACGGGTGCCGATTGGGCGCAGTGGCTGAGTGCAGTCCTGATCGCTGTCACGAGCGCGGTCATCCTGTGGCTGTGCCTGCTCACTGTGCGGGCAGCGGGACGCGGACAGATATGCGTCCCTGAATAG